In Candidatus Bathyarchaeota archaeon, one DNA window encodes the following:
- a CDS encoding phage integrase family protein gives MREAPEVLTEKQFEDLIKAPRKLRDKLILCFLAHGLRVSEVCGKYAIRVMDINFDSKPIVFTVHGKTRRRKKRGREGKLRYVPMLSKFLPIFKRFESNLKRYIKKNKLQPEDRLFNISDRQVRNLIKKYAKKAGIPNWKLVHPHMLRHTCATLLRRKGVPLRIVQQILGHESIETTQIYDTVAMYDVLKSLKECEIL, from the coding sequence ATGAGGGAAGCACCAGAAGTCTTAACTGAAAAACAGTTTGAAGATTTGATTAAAGCTCCTAGAAAGCTTAGGGACAAGCTGATTCTCTGCTTTCTAGCACATGGCTTAAGAGTTAGCGAAGTCTGTGGAAAATATGCAATCCGAGTCATGGACATTAACTTTGACAGCAAGCCCATAGTCTTTACTGTGCATGGAAAGACTAGGCGGAGAAAGAAGCGAGGAAGAGAAGGCAAACTGCGTTATGTTCCAATGCTCAGCAAGTTCCTTCCAATATTCAAAAGATTTGAGTCTAACCTTAAACGCTACATCAAAAAGAACAAGCTACAACCAGAAGATAGGCTATTCAACATTAGTGATAGACAAGTTAGGAATTTAATCAAGAAATACGCTAAGAAGGCTGGGATTCCAAACTGGAAGCTTGTTCATCCACACATGCTTAGGCATACATGTGCAACCCTTCTTAGAAGGAAAGGCGTTCCCTTACGCATTGTCCAGCAGATTTTAGGGCATGAAAGCATTGAGACTACTCAAATCTATGATACTGTAGCAATGTATGATGTGCTGAAAAGCCTAAAGGAGTGTGAAATCCTATGA